One Candidatus Zixiibacteriota bacterium genomic window, ATTATCGAACTGCGGGTGTTTCTTTGCGCTATTCGCGTCCCCTCAGCGCTCGCACCGGATTTAGTTTCTCGGCCGGATATCGCTGGATGCACGTCGACCAGGGTTTCGCCGTGTACGGCTATACTATCGATTACCTTTCACCCTGGGCCGACATGTGGGAAGGGCCGAGTTTCTCTGCCGGGCTCAAGCACTTTTTCCCACACCAGATCAAGGCGGATTTATCCGTCGCCCGGTACGATAAGAGTTTCGTTGATATCATTGAATCGGTCGATGAGACCGAAGAGAGCTTTTGGTTCGAGTCTCGTGACGACAAACTAACCGCGATAACTCTGTCTCTTTCACGACCGTTTTCTCTCAGCGACGGCCGCCTGGTAACGCCGTCGTTCAATTTCAGCTACCGCGATAATAACTCCACCGCGGCGCTGTATGATTACGATGACATGGTAGTATCGATGTCTCTGGCTATGAACTTATAAAAATCCCCCTCTGTGGCCTGGATCGGGATTCGAGTCGTCCTCTCTGCCGACTCGTTCCCGGTCCGGTCAATTTTCGGTCAACGAACAAACCGGTCGTGGTTCCTTAACACCACGACCGGTTTTCATAACACCATGCAAATGGTGTCTCTTTATTAATCGATTTATAGCGAAACTGAACGGCGGGGCTGCGCGGTGTCCGACAAACCACGCTTGCCCCGCCTCAGAAGCGATCCCAAGCCGTAAAAGGATCCCAAAATCTACAGCGTTATCTGAATCCCCCCATACAACAAGCGGCCGTAGACCGGCGCATACATGAAGGCCGCGTCACTGATGTGTTTTACTTTCTGGGTATAGTCGCCAAGATTCTTCGCGCCGGCATACAGCTTATAACGATTCATAATCGTTCGACTGATACGGGCGTTGAACAACACGTAAGACTCGGTTTCGTATATCTGGATATCCGCCGGGTCCTCGGGCTCCGTCAGATCGATTTTCATCGAGCCCTTGATATCGGCATCGGTCGTGAGACTCCAGCCGTTGTAAGTATAGTCGATCTTAAAACCTCCGGAGATGTTGGGATAACGTGGAATATCCCGACTCATTTCCTTATAGGGCGTCCCCAGCCAGTCCTCGCGAGGATTGTCGTATTTGCCTTTAAAAAGCTCCAGGCGTCCGCTCAGCACTAGGCCCTCGGAGGGCGACACGGAACCGTTTGTCTCGATACCGGACACGTAAGCATCGTCGATATTCTCCCACTGATAGTCATAACCCATCCGGGACACATCCTCGTCAGCCTCGACAAAAGCGATAGCATCGGTAAGTTCGGTGCGGTAAGCATTTATGCTGACGGTGGCACGCCGTGCCGTATATTCAGCGGTCATCGAATAACTGATCGACTTTTCCGGTTTCAAATTGCTCCCCTTGTAGACTCGGGGTGAACCACTGCACAGGTGCAGGTCTTCGGAAAATCCATAGGGTACCCGGAATCCACTGCCGACCGATCCACGCAGTTTCCATGAATCGGAAAAACTATACTGAACGGAAAAACGGGGATTGACCGTCGATTCATCGTATTCGAGCGGGTCCAGTCCCTGAGCGAGAATATCACCGGAACCGTGGAATTCATCTTCCGAGCTGTGATAATCGAACCGCAGTCCGGCCACTACTTCCAGTTTACGCGATAATTTTGCTTCGTCCTGCAGGTAGGCGCCGAATTCATCCGCTTTCTTGTGAGAAAGAGAGGAATATGGAGTCGCCGTCTCGGCATCGAGATACATGCCGGTCTCTTCGAGGCTGTTATGAGAGTATTGTAATCCGACCAGCAGGCGATGGCGATTACCCAGCGGCTGTACCAGATTAAGATTGGTGACCAGCAATTTTTCTTCGGCCAGATAAGGACGCAGCAGGTGCACCGGGGGCTCCACGCCATAGGCTTCGATATAATCACCGAGGAACGTATCATTGGTGGCATCACGCTTATGATTGGAATAAGCGACACTGGCGTTCACCTCAGAGCCGTTTGCCAGACCGATCCGGTATTCGGCCTGACCCGAGAAACGGTCGGTATTGATCCGCTCGGTTCCTTCGGCAAACGGGTTTTCGAACTGCCGATCGGTCAACCAGCCGCCTATTCTTGATTCTGCCAGAAGCCGACCACGCAAAATGAGGCGGTCGGCTCCCAACAGATCGTTGCGATAGAGGTTGAAGCCGAGATTTTTCACCGATGAACGAACGCGGTCGATCCAGCCGTCCGGCTCATAGACACCACCGGGGGCATTGACATCACCGGTTTCGTCCAGCTCATCCTGTTCGCTTTGCTGAGCGTACAGGAACAAGCCGACCTTATCGCGCCGCGAACTCGCGGTAATGCTGTACTTGTTCGTTCCCGCTTCGCCGAATTCCATATCGACCTGTCCCTCGGTCTTCATCGGTACCGTAGAAACCACATTAATGGCACCCGCCACAGCATTCGAGCCATACAGCGCCGATCCGGCTCCCTTGACAATCTCAATATGATCGACATCGGCTGTGCTCAACTGCTGAAGACCGTACACCGAGGCCAGACCGGAATAGATCGGCTGACCGTCCAACAGCACCTGGGTGTGGTCCGCTCCCAGGCCCTGCATTCTGAGAATTGTGAAATTACATCCCTGGCATTGTTGTTCGACTTTGACTCCGGGTTCACCGTCCAGCGCCTCGAATATATTCCGGGCCGATTTTTCCTCGATAGCCGCCTTCGACACCACTTCCGTAAACACGGGGCTTTCTTTTACATATCGAGGCGTTCTGGTGCCGGTAACCACGATCCCGCCGGCGTCTATTTCTGAACGTTCCAGCTCCGGAGACAACTCCAGCGTACGGCCGTCGACGACATCTATTTCATGACGATACGTCACATACCCAACGGCCGAAACGATCAGTCGCTGTTTGCCGACAGGTATATGTTTCAACTCGAAGCGGCCGGTTGAATCGGCCATTACTCCCAGGTTGGTGCCCTCGATCAGCACCGACGCAAACGGAATCCCCTCTGCATTGCTTTTGTTCTTCACCGTTCCGGCGGCAATACCGCCGTGGGCCAGAACGGACCCGGCAGCGAATGTCAGAACCACCAGACAAATCAGCAGTTGCCTAAGCATCATCTATCCTCATCTCATTGGTATTGTTCGGTGAGCGTTTTTACGGCGCTCGCATCGTATTATGACAACGAGAAAAGGTCGGGCGGCCCCCGCTTATCACGAGCGATTATGACAATTCGGGAATATGGATAAAATCGAAATTGTTCGGCGACAGCAACGGTGCCGCCCGGAACTCGGGCCTCAAAGGCCCGATCCGGGCAATCGGTAAGGAGTATTTTCCCTACCGCACCGATTACAGTGTAAGAATGGGTAGAGTGAGCGTGGCGATCGCCGTGGCGATCACCGTCATTTACCGGATGACTGTGAACGATGACCCGACCGTTTTCCAGCACATGCAGATGTAATCCGTGCATCTGACCGACGTTGAAGGAGACAATGGCGAAAACGAGCAACAACGCTGTCAGTTGTCCAAGGCCGACATCTTTTATGTGGAAATGGTCCAGTCTCACCTTCACCGCTAAATGAAATTGAAATTCATTTTCATGTAGCCTTAATAACCAATCCGGCCGAGACTGTCAACAGATTTTTTGTGAATAATGTCACTTAAATTAAAAAACACCGAAGCGGCTCTCGATCCGCCTCGGTGTCGCTTCCAAGCAGAA contains:
- a CDS encoding TonB-dependent receptor, encoding MMLRQLLICLVVLTFAAGSVLAHGGIAAGTVKNKSNAEGIPFASVLIEGTNLGVMADSTGRFELKHIPVGKQRLIVSAVGYVTYRHEIDVVDGRTLELSPELERSEIDAGGIVVTGTRTPRYVKESPVFTEVVSKAAIEEKSARNIFEALDGEPGVKVEQQCQGCNFTILRMQGLGADHTQVLLDGQPIYSGLASVYGLQQLSTADVDHIEIVKGAGSALYGSNAVAGAINVVSTVPMKTEGQVDMEFGEAGTNKYSITASSRRDKVGLFLYAQQSEQDELDETGDVNAPGGVYEPDGWIDRVRSSVKNLGFNLYRNDLLGADRLILRGRLLAESRIGGWLTDRQFENPFAEGTERINTDRFSGQAEYRIGLANGSEVNASVAYSNHKRDATNDTFLGDYIEAYGVEPPVHLLRPYLAEEKLLVTNLNLVQPLGNRHRLLVGLQYSHNSLEETGMYLDAETATPYSSLSHKKADEFGAYLQDEAKLSRKLEVVAGLRFDYHSSEDEFHGSGDILAQGLDPLEYDESTVNPRFSVQYSFSDSWKLRGSVGSGFRVPYGFSEDLHLCSGSPRVYKGSNLKPEKSISYSMTAEYTARRATVSINAYRTELTDAIAFVEADEDVSRMGYDYQWENIDDAYVSGIETNGSVSPSEGLVLSGRLELFKGKYDNPREDWLGTPYKEMSRDIPRYPNISGGFKIDYTYNGWSLTTDADIKGSMKIDLTEPEDPADIQIYETESYVLFNARISRTIMNRYKLYAGAKNLGDYTQKVKHISDAAFMYAPVYGRLLYGGIQITL